A segment of the Candidatus Hydrothermales bacterium genome:
GTTTGAATTTTTCAGGGGAAAGGTAAGGTTCAGACAGCCAAAAGCTCACAGGCTTTCAATAGTGGAAATTCTTTTTGTTGCAAATCTGAAGGGTATAAGAAGAAAATCTAAAGTTGTAGACCTTGGTGCTGGCTTTGGTGCTCTTTCCATCCTTGTGGCCCTGAAGTATGGATGCCATGTATGGGCTGTGGAGAGGGACCCTTACATGCTGGAGCTTCTCAGGTATAACTTAGAGGTAAACGGATTGAAACAAAAAGTACATGTGGTTGGTGAAGATATTAGGTCTTTGAAAAATTCTTTTGGATTGCAATACTTTGATGTAGTTGTGGCAAACCCACCCTTTTACAGGGGTAATGATAGCACAAACATTTATCATCATGAACAGGATACGAGCCTTGAAGATTTTATAAAAATTGGCGGTTTTTTACTGAAGGATGGTGGTAGTTTTAATCTGTTGATAGCATCAAATCGCATGATTGATTCAATATTTTTTATGAAAAACAATAATATTGGCGTAGCATCCTTAAGGTTTTTCTATCCAAAA
Coding sequences within it:
- a CDS encoding methyltransferase; translation: MEEYKEFEFFRGKVRFRQPKAHRLSIVEILFVANLKGIRRKSKVVDLGAGFGALSILVALKYGCHVWAVERDPYMLELLRYNLEVNGLKQKVHVVGEDIRSLKNSFGLQYFDVVVANPPFYRGNDSTNIYHHEQDTSLEDFIKIGGFLLKDGGSFNLLIASNRMIDSIFFMKNNNIGVASLRFFYPK